One Cyanobium sp. Tous-M-B4 DNA segment encodes these proteins:
- a CDS encoding nucleoside deaminase, with protein sequence MGPSGPQLQRQWMQLLLRHAERAGNQGEIPVAAVVLDEGGRCIGWGSNRREQHNDPLGHAELVALGQAARLRGDWRFNGCTLLVSLEPCPMCAGALVQARMGTVIFGATDPKRGALGSCLDLASNASAHHHMTVIGGVLGEQASGLLASWFKRRRQQGQLQA encoded by the coding sequence ATGGGCCCATCAGGGCCCCAGCTGCAGCGCCAGTGGATGCAACTGCTGCTGCGCCACGCAGAACGGGCCGGAAACCAGGGCGAAATTCCCGTCGCCGCTGTGGTGCTCGATGAAGGCGGACGCTGTATCGGCTGGGGCAGCAATCGACGCGAACAGCACAACGATCCCCTTGGACACGCAGAACTGGTGGCCCTTGGCCAGGCGGCCCGTTTGCGCGGCGACTGGAGATTTAATGGCTGCACTTTGCTGGTGAGCCTGGAACCTTGCCCGATGTGTGCCGGTGCCTTGGTGCAAGCCCGCATGGGAACGGTAATTTTCGGCGCTACGGATCCGAAAAGGGGCGCCCTCGGCAGTTGCCTTGACTTAGCAAGCAACGCCAGTGCCCATCACCACATGACGGTGATCGGAGGGGTTTTGGGCGAACAGGCCAGCGGTCTGCTGGCGAGCTGGTTTAAGCGGCGACGGCAGCAGGGGCAACTGCAGGCATGA
- a CDS encoding alanine--glyoxylate aminotransferase family protein has protein sequence MLPPVNSAHRRTLAPIATPDRLLLGPGPSNAHPTVLQALARMPIGHLDPLYVELMGEVQDLLRYAWQTENRLTIPMSGTGSAAMEASLANTIEPGDTVLVAVKGYFGLRLADMAGRYRANVVTIEKPWGEAFSLAELERAVATHQPKILAIVHAETSTGICQPMEGIGDLCREHDCLLLLDTVTSLGAVPLYLDEWKVDLAYSCSQKGLSCPPGLGPFTMGPRAEAKMMARAGKVPNWYLDVTLLNQYWGSDRVYHHTAPVNMNFGMREALRLLAEEGLEAAWARHRSNSELLWAGLEALGLELHAPAALRLPTLTTVRIPAGVDGKAFSQHLLTKHGIEVGGGLGALAGKVWRIGLMGYNSQPQNVDLLLNLFETELPAFMPAVAPAAVAA, from the coding sequence GTGCTGCCACCAGTTAATTCAGCCCATCGCCGCACGCTGGCTCCCATAGCCACGCCGGATCGTCTGCTGCTCGGTCCTGGCCCCTCCAATGCCCATCCCACCGTGCTTCAGGCCCTGGCCCGAATGCCGATTGGTCACCTCGACCCCCTCTACGTCGAGCTGATGGGTGAGGTGCAGGATCTGCTCCGCTACGCCTGGCAGACCGAAAACCGCCTCACCATTCCAATGAGCGGCACCGGCAGTGCGGCCATGGAAGCCAGTCTGGCCAACACGATTGAGCCTGGCGACACTGTTTTGGTGGCCGTTAAGGGCTACTTCGGCCTGCGTCTGGCCGACATGGCCGGTCGCTACCGGGCCAATGTTGTGACGATCGAGAAGCCCTGGGGAGAAGCTTTCAGCCTTGCTGAACTTGAGCGCGCCGTAGCCACCCATCAGCCCAAAATTCTGGCCATCGTCCACGCCGAAACATCCACCGGGATCTGCCAGCCCATGGAGGGCATCGGCGATCTCTGCCGTGAGCACGACTGCCTGCTCTTGCTTGATACCGTCACCTCCCTCGGTGCGGTGCCCCTCTACCTCGATGAATGGAAGGTGGATCTGGCCTACAGCTGCAGCCAGAAGGGCCTCAGCTGTCCTCCTGGCCTTGGACCCTTCACCATGGGCCCGCGAGCCGAGGCAAAAATGATGGCCCGGGCGGGCAAGGTCCCCAACTGGTACCTGGACGTCACCCTGCTGAATCAGTACTGGGGCAGTGATCGGGTGTACCACCACACAGCGCCAGTAAATATGAATTTCGGCATGCGCGAAGCCCTGCGCCTGCTTGCCGAGGAGGGACTGGAGGCAGCCTGGGCCCGCCACCGCAGCAATTCCGAGCTCCTATGGGCTGGTCTCGAAGCCCTCGGGCTCGAGCTGCATGCCCCGGCAGCCCTGCGCCTTCCCACCCTCACCACAGTGCGCATCCCCGCAGGAGTTGATGGCAAAGCCTTCTCTCAGCACCTGCTCACTAAGCATGGAATTGAGGTGGGTGGAGGCTTGGGCGCCCTGGCGGGCAAGGTTTGGCGGATCGGCCTGATGGGTTACAACAGCCAGCCTCAAAACGTCGACCTCCTGCTCAACCTGTTTGAAACCGAGCTGCCAGCCTTCATGCCTGCAGTTGCCCCTGCTGCCGTCGCCGCTTAA
- a CDS encoding allophycocyanin subunit beta has translation MRDAITGLIGRYDQLGRYLDRDAIDRISIYYSESSVRLAAVELINREAAAIVREAAQRLWLADPELILPGGNAYTTRRLSACLRDMDYFLRYASYALIADDASILNERVLNGLDDTYKSLGVPTGPTVRSIALMADVVCEMLLDAGVASAAVVRAPFDHLCRGLGATNLRAR, from the coding sequence ATGCGCGATGCCATCACTGGTCTAATTGGCCGTTATGACCAGCTCGGCCGCTATTTAGACCGCGATGCGATCGACCGCATCAGCATTTATTACTCCGAATCCAGCGTGCGCCTGGCTGCGGTGGAGCTGATCAACCGTGAGGCTGCGGCCATCGTGCGCGAGGCGGCCCAGCGCCTCTGGCTTGCCGATCCCGAGCTGATCCTGCCCGGTGGCAACGCCTACACCACAAGGCGCCTTTCGGCTTGCCTGCGGGACATGGATTACTTCCTGCGTTACGCCAGCTATGCCCTGATCGCCGACGACGCATCGATCCTCAACGAGCGGGTGCTGAACGGTCTCGACGACACCTACAAGAGTCTTGGCGTGCCGACCGGCCCCACCGTGCGCAGCATTGCCTTGATGGCTGATGTGGTCTGCGAGATGCTGCTCGATGCGGGTGTGGCATCGGCGGCAGTGGTTCGTGCCCCCTTTGACCATCTGTGCCGTGGTCTTGGTGCCACCAATCTGCGGGCCCGCTAG
- the glnA gene encoding type I glutamate--ammonia ligase, with product MAQTAQDVLRQIHEEGIELIDLKFVDLHGKWQHLTVCRDLIDEASFSDGVAFDGSSIRGWKAINESDMAMVPDPNTAWIDPFYSHKTLSLICSIQEPRSGKPYGRCPRALAQKALNYLSSTGIADTAYFGPEPEFFVFDDVRYSSGSGSSFYSVDSVEAPWNSARLEEGGNLAYKIQLKEGYFPVAPNDTLQDMRTEMLLTMGSLGVPIEKQHHEVATAQHELGIKFAELISAADNVMIYKYVVRNVARKYGKTATFMPKPVFADNGSGMHVHQSLWRGGNPLFFGEGTYANLSQTARWYIGGLLKHAPSFLAFTNPTTNSYKRLVPGFEAPVNLVYSQGNRSAAVRIPLTGPSPKAKRLEFRSGDALSNPYLGFAAMLMAGIDGIKNQIDPGDGTDVDLFELSPEELARISTVPASLNGALEALDADKDYLLAGGVFTEDFINNWITLKYEEVQQLRQRPHPHEFVMYYDA from the coding sequence ATGGCCCAAACAGCCCAAGACGTCCTCCGTCAGATCCATGAGGAGGGAATCGAGCTGATCGACCTCAAGTTTGTCGACTTGCATGGCAAGTGGCAGCACCTGACGGTCTGCCGCGACCTGATCGACGAGGCCTCCTTCAGCGATGGCGTTGCCTTTGACGGCTCCTCGATACGGGGCTGGAAGGCGATCAACGAATCGGACATGGCGATGGTGCCGGACCCCAACACCGCCTGGATCGATCCCTTTTACAGCCACAAAACCCTGAGCCTGATCTGCTCGATCCAGGAGCCCCGAAGTGGCAAGCCCTATGGCCGTTGTCCCCGGGCCTTGGCCCAGAAAGCGCTCAACTACCTCAGTTCCACCGGTATCGCCGATACCGCCTACTTCGGGCCGGAGCCTGAATTCTTTGTCTTCGACGACGTCCGTTACAGCTCAGGCAGCGGCAGCAGCTTCTACAGCGTCGATTCAGTTGAAGCACCTTGGAATAGCGCCCGCCTTGAGGAGGGCGGCAACCTCGCCTACAAGATTCAGTTGAAGGAGGGCTACTTCCCGGTAGCCCCCAACGACACCCTGCAGGACATGCGCACGGAGATGTTGCTCACCATGGGCAGCCTGGGGGTGCCGATCGAGAAGCAGCACCACGAGGTGGCAACGGCCCAGCATGAGCTGGGTATCAAGTTTGCCGAGCTGATCAGCGCAGCCGACAACGTGATGATCTACAAATACGTAGTGCGCAACGTTGCCCGTAAGTACGGCAAGACGGCCACCTTCATGCCCAAACCCGTGTTCGCCGATAACGGCAGCGGCATGCATGTGCACCAGAGCCTCTGGCGAGGCGGCAATCCCCTGTTTTTCGGCGAAGGCACCTACGCCAACCTTTCCCAGACTGCCCGTTGGTACATCGGAGGGCTGCTGAAGCACGCCCCCAGTTTCCTGGCCTTCACAAATCCAACAACTAACAGCTACAAGCGATTGGTGCCAGGCTTCGAGGCTCCGGTGAACCTGGTTTATTCCCAGGGCAATCGTTCCGCCGCGGTTCGCATTCCGCTCACGGGGCCGAGCCCCAAGGCCAAGCGCCTGGAATTCCGCTCCGGCGATGCCCTGTCCAACCCCTACCTCGGCTTCGCGGCAATGTTGATGGCAGGCATCGATGGCATCAAGAACCAAATTGACCCGGGCGATGGCACCGATGTTGATCTGTTCGAGCTCTCGCCAGAGGAATTGGCTCGCATCTCCACTGTGCCGGCCTCACTGAATGGTGCCCTTGAAGCCCTAGATGCAGATAAGGATTATCTGCTAGCTGGTGGCGTCTTCACCGAAGACTTCATCAACAATTGGATCACCCTTAAATACGAGGAGGTGCAGCAGCTACGCCAGCGGCCCCACCCCCACGAGTTTGTGATGTACTACGACGCTTGA
- a CDS encoding class I SAM-dependent methyltransferase codes for MPDQLTKLAYQTMQQGRALLGVTHKEVSTRLMGLLAPDGTPKTVPIPPELLASLRQAMDSLHERDWQEAEQGLYPPSLLFDAPWLDWASRYPLVWLDMPSTWTRRRERKVRDLPSSVDLDNYPDYYLQNFHHQTDGYLSDHSAALYDLQVEILFNGSADPMRRRVLAPLLRGIKAFADRPAGQVRVLDLATGTGRTLRQIRAALPKAQLVGLDLSSAYLRQANKWLSQLPGELPQLTQGNAEALPFADASFQAVTCVFLFHELPGEARQNVINQAYRVLEPGGVVVIADSVQLADSPQFSAVMENFRRVFHEPYYRDYISDDIGARLTQPGFEGITAQSHFMTRVWTARKPR; via the coding sequence ATGCCCGATCAGCTCACAAAGTTGGCCTACCAAACCATGCAGCAGGGCAGGGCGTTGCTTGGGGTGACCCACAAAGAGGTGAGCACCAGGCTTATGGGGTTGCTTGCTCCAGATGGCACCCCAAAAACCGTGCCAATTCCGCCTGAGCTGCTGGCCAGCCTCAGGCAGGCCATGGATTCATTGCACGAGCGCGACTGGCAGGAAGCAGAACAGGGCCTTTACCCGCCTTCCCTCCTGTTCGATGCCCCCTGGCTTGATTGGGCCAGTCGGTATCCACTGGTGTGGCTAGATATGCCCAGCACCTGGACTCGCCGCCGGGAGCGCAAAGTGCGCGACTTGCCCAGCAGTGTTGATCTAGATAATTATCCCGACTATTACCTTCAAAATTTTCATCACCAGACAGACGGCTACCTAAGCGACCACTCCGCGGCGCTCTACGATCTGCAGGTAGAAATTCTGTTTAATGGCTCAGCCGACCCAATGCGGCGGCGGGTGCTGGCTCCCCTGCTGCGGGGTATCAAAGCCTTCGCCGATCGGCCAGCCGGCCAGGTGCGCGTGCTCGACCTAGCCACCGGCACCGGTCGCACCCTGCGCCAGATCAGGGCGGCTTTACCAAAAGCCCAGCTGGTGGGATTGGATCTTTCCAGTGCCTACCTGCGCCAGGCCAACAAGTGGCTTAGTCAGCTGCCCGGTGAACTTCCCCAGCTAACCCAAGGCAATGCCGAGGCACTGCCCTTTGCCGACGCAAGTTTTCAAGCGGTCACCTGCGTTTTCCTGTTCCACGAGCTGCCGGGCGAGGCCCGTCAGAACGTGATCAATCAGGCCTACCGGGTGTTGGAGCCTGGCGGGGTTGTGGTCATTGCCGATTCCGTACAGCTGGCTGATTCGCCCCAATTCAGTGCCGTAATGGAAAACTTCCGGCGGGTTTTCCATGAGCCCTATTACCGCGATTACATCTCAGATGACATCGGCGCTCGTCTTACCCAACCTGGCTTTGAGGGCATCACAGCCCAAAGCCATTTCATGACCCGGGTCTGGACGGCCCGCAAGCCTCGCTAG
- a CDS encoding DUF6439 family protein, translated as MRPVQIPLSKQKRSWPEGSLEAAVALQRHLAISDRDWHAFKAQRARRGAEQLAAALVLLLRADDPGAPQTSDARRQAIELVEHGLGWLKAELSDPGCPSHRPASATTLAAD; from the coding sequence ATGCGTCCAGTGCAAATCCCATTGTCCAAGCAAAAACGAAGCTGGCCAGAAGGCTCCCTAGAGGCGGCTGTCGCTTTGCAGCGGCATCTGGCAATTAGTGACCGGGATTGGCACGCCTTCAAGGCCCAACGCGCCCGGCGCGGCGCTGAGCAGCTTGCAGCAGCCCTGGTGCTGCTGCTTAGGGCCGATGATCCCGGGGCACCTCAAACCTCGGACGCCCGCCGTCAGGCTATCGAGTTGGTTGAGCATGGGCTGGGCTGGCTTAAGGCTGAGCTGAGCGATCCTGGTTGCCCCAGCCACCGACCGGCGTCAGCAACGACGCTCGCTGCCGACTGA
- a CDS encoding ATP-binding protein, with the protein MALRWSDFITPSTLQLAPLLELLIEPIRCLQLQGQVQLGLQEALVNAVRHGNGCDPAKCLRVRRIETPNWLVWQVQDEGAGVPPAARSTNLPDQLDAAGGRGLFLIHHCFDDVRWSNRGNRLQLAVSRQRASLLTPVGGWGNQDRSAQP; encoded by the coding sequence ATGGCCCTGCGCTGGTCGGACTTCATCACGCCTTCAACGCTGCAGCTGGCACCGCTGTTGGAACTGTTGATTGAGCCCATTCGCTGCCTGCAGCTTCAGGGTCAGGTGCAGCTTGGTTTGCAAGAAGCACTGGTCAATGCGGTCCGCCATGGCAACGGTTGCGACCCAGCCAAATGCTTGAGAGTGCGCCGCATTGAAACCCCCAACTGGCTGGTGTGGCAGGTGCAGGACGAGGGAGCTGGGGTGCCACCAGCGGCTCGCAGCACCAACCTGCCCGATCAGCTAGACGCTGCGGGTGGTCGCGGCCTGTTTTTGATTCATCACTGCTTCGACGACGTGCGCTGGAGTAACCGCGGCAACCGGTTGCAACTGGCAGTCAGTCGGCAGCGAGCGTCGTTGCTGACGCCGGTCGGTGGCTGGGGCAACCAGGATCGCTCAGCTCAGCCTTAA
- a CDS encoding GUN4 domain-containing protein yields the protein MLSGPPVTAATGTSPRALLERFQAGNTRQRRALLATLQHQSHVLRPLIPDHLAGVDATGDDWAAGFLIQLLLDEQDGLREEFLARYPDGWLATVSARGLDYAPLQRALMAQQFEEADRITSSLLRKLAGPEAVRRGYVYYSEVPPIATADLDSLDRLWVCFSRGRFGFSVQGRLLRSCNGRWELLWPKLAWKDAGRWTRYPGSFQWSIEAPEGHMPLVNQLRGVRLMDALLNHPALQQRIKA from the coding sequence ATGCTTTCCGGACCTCCGGTCACCGCCGCTACCGGCACCAGCCCTAGGGCCCTGCTTGAACGCTTTCAGGCCGGCAATACCCGTCAAAGGCGTGCCCTGCTGGCCACCCTGCAGCATCAGAGCCATGTCTTGCGGCCGCTAATCCCAGACCATCTGGCCGGCGTCGATGCCACCGGAGATGACTGGGCAGCTGGTTTTTTAATTCAGCTCCTGCTCGATGAACAGGATGGGCTGCGCGAAGAGTTCCTGGCCCGCTACCCCGACGGCTGGCTTGCCACGGTGTCGGCCCGTGGACTGGACTACGCGCCCCTGCAACGAGCCCTGATGGCTCAGCAGTTTGAGGAAGCAGATCGAATCACCAGCAGCTTGCTGCGCAAGCTGGCCGGTCCAGAAGCAGTACGGCGAGGTTACGTGTACTACAGCGAGGTGCCGCCGATAGCCACCGCCGACCTAGACAGCCTCGATCGGCTCTGGGTCTGTTTTTCACGCGGCCGTTTTGGCTTCTCGGTGCAAGGCAGGTTGCTACGCAGTTGCAATGGCCGTTGGGAGCTGCTCTGGCCCAAGTTGGCCTGGAAGGATGCAGGCCGCTGGACGCGCTATCCAGGCTCCTTTCAGTGGTCCATTGAGGCCCCTGAGGGGCATATGCCCCTTGTCAATCAACTGCGCGGCGTGCGGCTGATGGATGCCCTGCTCAACCACCCAGCTCTGCAACAGCGGATCAAGGCCTGA
- the mnmH gene encoding tRNA 2-selenouridine(34) synthase MnmH, producing the protein MSGPCPPQDVTAFLAAEGPIVDVRSPGEYEQGHVPGAVNLPLFSNEERAQVGTVYKQQGRQHAVLLGLELVGLKLPSLAQALLELAEADKSLRLHCWRGGMRSGSMAWLASTLELPVLLLEGGYKAYRRWVLDCFESAWPLLVLGGRTGTGKTDLLHALRQRGQAVVDLEGLANHRGSSFGGLGQPPQPSTEHYENLLAASLTVCAGQAPIWLEAESAQVGRCRIPAGLWRQMGEAPAVEIQRPIAERVEQLVAVYGNQGEESLRLATERIARRLGPQRTATALDAIASQDWAAACQQMLDYYDRCYDKELSRRDKPLLSSFDLGGLDPDAAAAELLQPAPWWEQLCG; encoded by the coding sequence ATGTCGGGCCCCTGCCCTCCCCAAGATGTGACCGCATTCCTGGCGGCCGAGGGGCCGATCGTGGACGTGCGCAGCCCTGGGGAATATGAACAGGGTCATGTGCCCGGAGCGGTCAACCTGCCTTTGTTTAGCAACGAAGAGCGGGCCCAAGTTGGCACTGTCTATAAGCAACAGGGACGTCAGCATGCCGTGCTGCTCGGCCTGGAATTGGTTGGACTGAAGTTGCCATCCCTTGCCCAGGCGCTATTGGAGCTTGCTGAAGCAGACAAGTCCCTGCGCCTACACTGCTGGCGTGGTGGCATGCGCTCAGGCAGCATGGCCTGGCTGGCGAGCACCTTGGAGCTGCCCGTTTTGCTCTTGGAAGGCGGCTACAAGGCCTACCGCCGCTGGGTGTTGGACTGTTTTGAGTCCGCCTGGCCCCTACTGGTGCTCGGCGGTCGCACCGGCACGGGCAAAACCGACTTGTTGCATGCCCTTCGGCAAAGAGGGCAGGCGGTCGTTGATCTCGAGGGACTAGCCAATCACCGGGGCAGCAGTTTCGGCGGCTTGGGCCAACCCCCTCAACCGAGCACGGAGCACTACGAGAACCTACTGGCTGCAAGCCTTACGGTCTGCGCAGGTCAGGCACCGATCTGGCTTGAAGCCGAAAGCGCCCAGGTCGGTCGCTGCCGTATTCCCGCGGGCTTGTGGCGCCAAATGGGTGAGGCGCCGGCTGTTGAGATCCAACGTCCAATCGCGGAGCGGGTTGAGCAACTGGTTGCGGTATATGGCAATCAAGGGGAGGAGTCCTTACGCCTCGCCACCGAACGCATCGCCCGGCGGCTTGGCCCCCAACGCACGGCAACTGCTCTGGATGCGATCGCCTCTCAAGACTGGGCGGCTGCCTGCCAGCAGATGCTCGACTACTACGACCGCTGCTACGACAAAGAGCTCAGCAGACGCGATAAGCCCCTGTTGTCCAGCTTCGATTTGGGCGGACTAGACCCCGATGCAGCTGCAGCTGAATTGCTGCAACCAGCTCCCTGGTGGGAGCAGCTCTGCGGGTAG
- the psb28 gene encoding photosystem II reaction center protein Psb28, with protein MGAAIQFFRGVDEPVVPDIRLTRSRDGRTGQALFVFEEPDALAPESMGDITGMFLVDEEGELVTREVKARFVNGKASALECTFTWKSTEDFDRFMRFAQRYADSHDLGFSGNKDDDQPEQDEA; from the coding sequence ATGGGCGCCGCCATTCAGTTCTTCCGTGGGGTGGATGAGCCGGTCGTGCCCGACATCCGTCTCACCCGCTCGCGGGACGGCCGCACCGGCCAGGCCCTTTTCGTGTTCGAGGAGCCCGATGCCCTTGCGCCCGAAAGCATGGGCGACATTACCGGCATGTTTCTGGTCGATGAGGAAGGCGAGCTGGTCACCCGTGAAGTGAAGGCCCGCTTCGTCAACGGCAAGGCCAGCGCCTTGGAGTGCACCTTCACCTGGAAGAGCACAGAGGATTTCGATCGCTTCATGCGCTTTGCCCAGCGCTACGCCGACAGCCACGATCTGGGCTTCTCGGGCAATAAAGATGATGATCAGCCCGAGCAGGACGAGGCCTGA
- a CDS encoding AI-2E family transporter, translating into MKFGQWLGLLALVASLVLLWSLRQSLIYLFAAVVLAMALCTLVGSIRSRLGCSRPLAVLLSLGTVLLVLAVAATVVIPPFVDQFSQLLGKLPAAAETLLNLLRDALSQVSQMIYGSGDGGLAWLREGLVGSDPGTTPGLSPSLSSSLGSGALRLLGLAGGVGTGLLQILFVVAVAVMVAVQPTAYLDVGVLLVPSFYRRRFRQVLVQCGDALSAWMVGVLISSLCVGILAAIGLSLLGVKLVAANALLAGLLNIIPNIGPTLSTVFPMSVALLDAPWKAAAVLALYVAVQNLESYLITPSVMHHQLKLLPGFTLTAQLLFTVVFGPLGLLLALPLAVCLQVMVRELLIRDILDPWKRLRLTG; encoded by the coding sequence TTGAAATTCGGCCAGTGGCTAGGCCTTTTGGCATTGGTGGCATCCCTGGTGCTGCTTTGGAGCTTGCGTCAGAGCCTGATTTACCTGTTTGCGGCTGTGGTGCTGGCTATGGCCCTTTGCACTCTGGTGGGATCAATCCGGTCCCGGTTGGGGTGCTCCAGGCCGCTGGCAGTTTTGCTCAGCCTTGGCACGGTCCTTCTGGTGCTGGCTGTGGCAGCCACCGTGGTGATCCCCCCTTTCGTTGACCAATTCAGCCAGTTGCTTGGCAAGTTGCCCGCAGCTGCCGAAACCCTGCTGAATCTCTTGAGAGACGCTCTATCGCAGGTTTCTCAAATGATTTATGGCAGCGGGGATGGCGGCCTCGCCTGGCTTCGAGAGGGACTGGTTGGTAGCGACCCTGGCACAACCCCAGGGCTCTCCCCCAGCCTGAGCAGCAGCTTGGGCAGCGGCGCCCTGCGCCTGCTTGGGCTTGCAGGTGGAGTTGGCACCGGTCTGTTGCAGATCCTATTTGTAGTTGCAGTTGCTGTGATGGTGGCTGTGCAGCCCACCGCCTACCTAGATGTGGGTGTGCTGCTAGTGCCATCTTTTTACAGGCGCCGCTTCCGTCAGGTCTTGGTGCAATGTGGCGATGCCCTAAGTGCCTGGATGGTGGGAGTGTTAATCAGCTCCCTTTGCGTGGGAATCTTGGCAGCAATCGGCTTGAGTTTGCTCGGGGTGAAGTTGGTGGCAGCAAACGCCCTGCTTGCAGGCCTGCTCAACATCATTCCCAACATCGGACCAACCCTAAGCACGGTTTTTCCGATGTCCGTTGCACTTCTAGATGCTCCCTGGAAAGCGGCAGCGGTGCTAGCGCTTTATGTCGCTGTGCAAAACCTGGAAAGCTATTTGATTACACCTTCGGTAATGCATCACCAGCTCAAGCTGCTGCCTGGCTTCACCCTCACGGCCCAGTTGCTGTTTACGGTTGTGTTTGGTCCGCTGGGGTTGCTGCTGGCCTTGCCTTTAGCCGTTTGCCTGCAGGTGATGGTGCGCGAACTGCTAATCCGCGACATCCTGGACCCATGGAAACGTCTGCGCCTGACAGGCTGA
- a CDS encoding AI-2E family transporter, protein MNGRTVLGALALIVIGLLTWELRWVLLVLFGAVVLAVALDVPITLLRRLLPLNRPAALIVVLVSLVLLGGVLGQLLLPELLEQIKQLTTLLPVLALRLSSLARQVDWLPDLEQQLMALGTWERLQPLGGQLLGLAGGAANTTIQMLLMALLAILLALDPRSHQKVIVSLTPSFWRPQMQHLLGESRQALGGWLAGMTLSAVSVFLLTWAGLALLGVPLALLSALVCGLLTFVPTIGPTAATLLPLAVGLLVSPAKMLQVLVLRLILQNAEAFLLTPVLLRRTVNLLPTVALTAQLCLGALLGLPGVLLALPLVVVLQVLFEEVLVKEVMDHWN, encoded by the coding sequence ATGAACGGCCGCACAGTGCTTGGAGCACTAGCCCTGATTGTCATTGGGCTGCTCACCTGGGAATTGCGTTGGGTGTTGCTGGTGCTGTTCGGCGCCGTGGTGCTGGCTGTTGCCCTTGATGTACCGATCACCCTGCTGCGGCGTCTTCTGCCCCTGAACCGCCCAGCTGCCCTGATTGTGGTGCTGGTTTCACTGGTGTTGCTCGGCGGGGTGCTGGGTCAGCTGTTGCTGCCTGAGCTGCTGGAGCAGATCAAACAATTGACCACCCTCTTGCCTGTCTTGGCTTTGCGGCTGAGCAGCCTGGCCCGCCAGGTGGACTGGCTACCTGATCTAGAGCAGCAGTTGATGGCACTTGGTACATGGGAGCGGCTCCAGCCCCTAGGCGGCCAGCTGCTTGGCCTGGCGGGCGGTGCTGCAAACACCACAATCCAGATGCTGTTGATGGCCTTGCTGGCGATTCTGCTGGCCCTGGATCCTCGCAGTCATCAAAAGGTGATTGTTTCCCTTACTCCCAGCTTCTGGCGGCCCCAGATGCAACATCTGCTGGGTGAATCCCGTCAGGCCCTGGGTGGCTGGCTCGCCGGCATGACCCTTTCTGCCGTGAGCGTGTTTCTGCTCACCTGGGCCGGGTTAGCCCTGTTGGGTGTGCCGTTGGCCCTATTGAGCGCCCTGGTGTGCGGTCTGCTTACCTTCGTACCAACGATTGGCCCCACCGCAGCCACCTTGTTGCCACTAGCGGTGGGGCTGCTGGTGTCACCAGCAAAAATGCTGCAGGTGTTAGTGCTGCGGCTCATTTTGCAAAATGCCGAAGCCTTTTTGCTTACGCCTGTGCTGCTACGGCGAACTGTGAATTTGCTACCCACCGTTGCCCTCACTGCCCAGCTATGCCTAGGAGCACTCCTTGGGCTGCCAGGAGTGCTACTTGCCTTGCCCTTAGTTGTTGTGCTACAAGTTCTCTTTGAAGAAGTATTGGTAAAGGAAGTGATGGATCACTGGAATTGA